In one window of Caballeronia sp. TF1N1 DNA:
- a CDS encoding type VI secretion system amidase effector protein Tae4 gives MPNKKTVVQTNKTPGSIKEVHLNAVTFAELWANYPSGNPYDNSTYENQCAIRMSVTLHRVGIGMKSFSEKLIHPMNGGKLGRILLDGEPTATRADEMGQWLKLQPFAGLPKPEDVTGANWEARVKGRTGIIQFSRYWTREGEGAANASGGHIDLWNGSRLTISSAPDALATIGRRFGITSFRQGAAIASNISWSDLAGSKSISFWEIK, from the coding sequence ATGCCGAATAAGAAAACGGTTGTACAAACCAACAAGACGCCCGGTTCAATTAAAGAAGTGCATTTGAATGCCGTGACGTTCGCCGAATTATGGGCGAACTATCCGAGCGGCAATCCATACGACAACTCCACATATGAAAATCAATGCGCCATTCGCATGAGCGTCACGCTTCATCGCGTCGGGATCGGCATGAAGTCGTTCTCCGAGAAGCTGATTCATCCAATGAACGGAGGAAAGCTCGGACGAATCCTGCTTGACGGCGAACCAACGGCAACACGCGCCGACGAAATGGGGCAATGGCTGAAGTTACAACCGTTCGCAGGTCTCCCAAAGCCTGAAGACGTGACAGGCGCTAATTGGGAAGCGAGAGTAAAAGGTCGTACAGGTATCATTCAGTTCTCTCGTTACTGGACTCGCGAAGGTGAGGGTGCGGCTAATGCGAGCGGCGGACACATTGATCTCTGGAACGGATCGAGGCTTACGATAAGCAGTGCCCCCGACGCCCTCGCAACCATAGGCCGCCGCTTTGGCATCACGTCCTTCCGACAAGGAGCCGCCATTGCTTCGAATATAAGCTGGTCCGACTTGGCAGGTTCGAAGTCGATCTCGTTTTGGGAAATCAAGTGA